tctaaactaaactgtgcacatcatgttgcatcgtgtcagcatcgaaaAGACAGCTCTtccaacgcgatgtaggtagcgcaaccctggtaatactaaagacacacttggtggtacaaggaccgtggtataccacggttatGTACCCTAGTACATGTGTGGGGCAAGACAGCCCTGTTGTATACCACGCTATATTATATACTGTCTTGGTGTTGATGATGAGCAAGCAGCCAAGCATCGCTCTCCCAGGAGTCAGAGTTCAACAGTGACCCGAGCAAGGCATACCGTCCGCCGAGTGCAGTGACGCGTAACGAGTGATTTCCTGGCGCAGTAGCAAGTTACACAGTACATATTGcaccatggttttccacgttgtaccagcatggtacaaggtgacacacctgtggtacaacttgtaacatagtacgaataccaccagtgtgtcattagtatgctagcctaccgaagattctaccaCAGACAAGACATAATACATTGCACATTCACTAATGAGAAGCATCGTCGTACAaacctagggatcctataatgagagatacgcaaatacttttccagacgatttagcaacgctgttacttttgttagcaaacgcttccagtACTTAccgcagcgcaaaatgttgaagcttgtatatgactttgcatttgataacaataatcttaaaatctatctcaatacctctcaatctgcaacaataacaacgctcatttggctcacgttttgacagttctcaatgttCGATTGACTCGATTGGATCGGAAGCgatcaccatctttgcagggttgctgtccggcattcttgcaacatgtcctgcccatcatacccttccggctttagctaccttctggatactgggttcgccgtagagttgggcgagctcatggttcattcttcgccgccacacatcgtcttcttgcacaccgccaaagatggtcctaagcacccgtctctcgagtactccgagtgcttgcaagtccttctcgagcattgtccatgtttcatgtccgtaaaggacaaccggtcttataagcgtcttgtacatgacacatttgatgcagttgcgaatctttttcgaccgcagtttcttctggagcccgtagtaggcccgacttcaacagatgatgcaccttcgtatttcacgactaacgttgttgccagccgttagcaaggatccgaggtagacgaattcctcgaccacctcgaaggtatccccgtctatcgtaacactgcttcccaggcgggccctgtcgcgctcggttccgcccacaagcatgtactttgtctttgacgcattcaccaccagtccaacttttgttgcttcacgtttcaggcgggtgtacagttctgccacctttgcaaattttcggccgacaatgtccatgtcatccgcgaagcaaataaattgactggatctgttgaaaatcgtaccccggctgttacacccggctctccgcatgacaccttctagcccaatgttgaacaacacgcacgaaagtccatcaccttgtcttagtccccggcgcgattcgaacgaactggagtgttcgcccgaaatcttcacacagttttgcacaccatccaccgttgctttgatcagtctggtaagcttcccagggaagctgatctcgtccataattttccatagctctacgcggtctatactgtcgtatgccgccttgaaatcaacgaacagatggtgcgttgggacctgatattcacggcatttttgaaggatttgccgtacagtaaagatctggtccgttgtcgagcggccgtcaacgaagccggcttgataacttcccacgaactcgttcactaatggtgacagacgacggaagatgatctgggatatcacattgtaggcggcattaaggatggtgatcgctcgaaagttctcacactccagtttgtcgcctatcttgtagatggggcatataaccccttccttacactcctccggtagctgttcggttttccagattctgactatcagtttgtgcaggcaagtggccagcttttccggggccatcttgatgagctcagctccgataccatccttaccagctgctttattggtctttagctgttggatggcatccttaacttccctcaaggtggggctggttggcttccatcgtccgctgaaccgacgtagtcatctcctccgctgccttgactttcactgcctgtactctcagcgccattcagatgttcctcgtagtgctgcttccacctttcgatcaccacacgttcgtccgtcaagatgctcccatccttatcccggcacatttcggctcgcggcacgaagcctttgcaggatgcgttgagcttctgatagaacttgcgtgtatcttgagaacggtacagctgttccatctcctcgcactccgcttcttccaggcggcgtttcttctcctgaaaaaggcgggtctgctgtctccgctgtCTCCGTGCTTGTGATGACAAGATGAACCGAATAGATctaaataaacatattttttattatgccACCATGACTCGTACCACGTAGTTGTTTTTATTTCGTTGTCCCCGTGAAAGTTCCCGTGTTGTGTTTTTCTTTCTCCGCGGCCGGTTCCGTTTGTGGTTACCCGTTGCGCTGTGTCCACCTCTGCCCAACAGAAACAATAAAACGATGTGTTTCAATATTCAACACTTGTCAGTTGTcagagttgctgaacagtaccaccagaagctggacgagcggataggagatgacACCGGATCTGGCAACGTCAAAAatattgtgggaaaatatccacgaagctgtgactcaACAGCGCAGgaactgcacagcgacgccaacgaaatggttgttttgatgaggagtgccagcgagtgacggacgagaaaaatgttgctcaaatgctagtggctcgtacccgttccaataGAGAGCGGTACAGCGTAgtaagggcagaagagaaacgaatccaccgcagaaaaaatacaacacgaagagagtgtgatagctgaagcgcaggagaacatggatagaaatgatatgcggaggttttacgcaactgtcaatggcgcgcggcataaaaATGCGCCAGTGACCACCATGTGCAAtaaccgagaggggaatttgctgacagacaagactatggtagcagccaggtggaaagagcacttcgaagatttgttgaacggtgaaaatgaaggtgtattaagaagCAGAATGGACACAGTCGGCGACGATCAAGTTGGCTGGTCAGATgacctcatatgcccaatctataaaaaAAGGCACAGACTatagtgtgccaattacagagggatcactcttctgaactcggcgtacaaaattctgtTGCGTACCTGTCGCAGGGTCGCTGTCACACGGTCGTATATGCTCCGGGATTTGCGGACggcatcgacctcattggaatcgatcgcagagcagtagtgggaACTGAAgagagacggcgaggataggcttagcCATTAACTATACCAAAACAAAGGACATCGTGTCAGGTAGAGATGGAGGaaaacctagtggtgttggtgctgaggtagtgcttgatggggatgtatttgtagttgttgaagaatttgtttaccttgaaacgcttgtgacatgtgacattTGTTGGAATCGCGGCGGAACAGGCACAGTGGAATGTCCACACAGACCCGAGAATACAAAACAGGGACTTGCGCTACGGCGGAAGAAAAACGTCAACAAACGACAGTACACAGTACAGATAGCAGTACAACTCAGACGGGAATGAACATTGGCGGCGGGTGGAAATATTACCCCCACCAACaacaatgacgtttcctgtgaagtgaaaagacgtattgctgctgcgaatgaACCAGCTTAGGTACCGCAACATGCACACGGAaatgaaatttgctctatacaaaactctcaTTCTACTAGTTACCCTGTATGGATATGAATCATAAACGTTAAAAgcggcggaccggagagctttcggggttttcgagctaaaagtgctgcgtacaatactctgaggaaaattagaaaatggtaTGTGGCGCAGACttatgaatcatgagctgtatcaagtatacaaagaagaaaatattgtaatcgtataaaatacgacagactccagtgggctggtcacttagtgtgaATGTCGGAAaaaagaatagcaaaaacaatattcaacagagaaccagatagaagccggcgacttcgtggaaggccacgaaaaccctggctgcacgcggtggaattggACCTGGCGACCataaacgttcggggaaactgaagGAACATCGCCAAAAACtaacgattatggagctctacaatatgcCAGGCATAGGTATATCGacactgtagccaaccaggtatccaggtaggttaACTTTCTTCGTGAACTTTACtgggaattcttctagaaattgcTATAGGATTTTCTCTTAAATATAAAATCCTGTAGCAATTTGCGGAGGATTTTCGGGCGTTTTGCCATAAGATTTCCGGgttaaagaaattctttgagaagaagttccaggagaaattccagtATGAATTCGCAGATGACTTCCCataggaatacctggagggatTTTCAGATGAATTCTCGGAtggatttccagagaaattatcGGAGGGATTCTCAGAGGGACTTCCGTTAAAATTACCGGAGGCCATTTGTgagaaaccatgaaaaaaagagCTGTTGCATGTCACGTTTTGGCGTAAAAAGGGAAATGTCCCCAACGACAGGTTCCCCCTCTGTGATTTTCTGGAGATGACCAATCAGGTCAATTTGCTCTCTGCAGTCACTTCAAAAGATCATTTGTGAGAAACCATGATGAAAGAGCGGTCGCATGACATGTTTTGGTATAAAAGGAAATATCCCCTTCTACACTGCGTTATGTTCTGGAAATGAACAATGAGGTCAATTGTCTCTCACAAAGTCATCAAAAGATCATTTGTGAGAAACCATGAAGAAAGCAAGAGCTATTGCATGACACGTGTGGGTATACCCAtgaaatgtccctttctacaGGTTCCTCATGGGCACTTCGTGATGTTCTGGAGACAACCAATGTGGTCAATTGTCTTTTACAGACTCATTAGATCATTCGTGAGAAAACATGAAGAGCTTTCGCATAACACGTTTTAGTCTAAAAAGGAAAGTGTCCCCTCCAATAGGTTCCACATCACTTCGTGATGTTCCGTAATAATGAATTCTTTTGCACTTTACAGGCTTATCAgattttgttttgtgaaaaattcagAAAGTAGCGCTGTCGCATGACGTATTTTGGACTAGATACTAAAATGCGCTTTCCTACAATATACTGCTTTCCCGGGTCATCATATAGACGCTCACAACCACGTCAAAAATTTTAACACATCACAAATGGACCCGTATTTGATGTAGAATGTGGTTGTCCGACAAttcgcggtaaaacattccgcggtGAACCATTTCGCGGTGTACCATCTCCCGGTCTGTACCATTTTGCGGTAATCTGTTTCGCGGTACATGTAGTTTCGCGGTATATCGTTTCGCGGTGTATACATTTTCGCGGTTTACTATTTCGcggtgtaccatttcgcggtaGTTAGCTTCCTTGGTTAGATtcttttttgtatctttataaGAATGATCAATCCCTTCCCTATTTTCTATCACGCATTAGCTTATGCTATTTTTTCTTATCTGCCAAAActatattgcatttttttgcaattgcaattttaattatttattttatatcgtatattttgaaaatgtaaataCAATAGCTCATTTATTTTGCAAGATGAGGGAAATACACTGAAATCAAATAAAGTTAGATTTTCCATTTGGCGTCTCTGCATGGCTTCTTTTAGCTTTTCCTCTTTCATTTGGAATTTTAAATTCGGTTGCTGCTAGGAATCGCCTTGCAGATTGCGCAGAAACTTTGCAGATGTTTCTTTCTCCTCCTGCTGGAAAGCCCGTAACACTTCATAGAATTTGAAGTTCGTTTTGTCTTTGAAGAGTCCTGCAAACTTATTATGCCAACCTTCTACGGCATTCGATGTTCTCGGCAGGCCATCTTCGGTACTTGCCGCCACCGACCAGAATGCAGGAGCAAATCGAGGTTTTCCTCGACGTCCATTCGGTTTTAGTTTTCCTAAAACATATGTTTTTTCGAAATAGTCGAAGAATGGTTTCATGGAAATCGGTGATGAAGCACGGATGGCGGCTAGACCTTGTTCAACTTCTTGCGATTGCAAAAACGCCAAAACCTCTGTCTGCCTAAATGCCATATGGCATTTGATGGATTTATTATATGTGCTGACAAGTCCCAACTTTTGAATATGCTTCCACATATTCTTGGCTAGGTGGAAATTGCATCCGCGCTTGGAGGCATCCGGGAAAATGCTCGTCACTGCATTAATCTCAGCAGTCTCGAAATCAGTCAATATAACCGTAGGATCAATCTTGATCTTTAATTCTTTTGCTGCGCGTTTAAGCAGCTTGAATGCCTTTTCGTAAGTTGCTTCTTTTTTGTTCGCTGGCAAAAAATAAGCAAGCGGCACGAAAACGTTACCGTTTAGATTTTTCAACACGCCATGAATcgtaaaaatttgtttgaaatttgctGGTGCCGACGAAAAGGTCCCATCCATGATAAGAACTTCTGATTCGCCAAGCTTCTCTAAATGGATAGAGGTTGAAAAAAGCATAATTCGGCCATCGTCGAATTCGACATTTTTTAGCAGAAATGGTCTACCGTCGAAGGTATGAGTGAACTCCTTATCAATTTTTGATGGATCTTCCGGATCAAAAGGTAAATTATATCCTCGTTCCCGTTGACAAATTCGCCTCTGCGCGGTTTTGGACAAAGCAGTTTGAACCTTTAAAAGGAGAAAATAATATATtattctctttctctctctttccTATCCTACATCCACATTCATTTACCTCGATTGGTGCATCGGCCGCGCATAATCGAATGATCTTTTCTGGTCGTTCGGTGCCTTCTCGAGCTTTCCTTTTCAACGCCGATTTGTACTGGCATACTTCAGCAGCCCACGGATCTGGCATATGGGTGTGGTCTGTCGTACTCTGAATTTCATGTTTCCCAGATAAAACTTTTGTTTTAGCGCGTCCGTTGCATTTGAGAGTGGCATTTTTGTTCCGGCGTCGTACACACTCCCAAAACCAGTAATCTGATGACTTAATTGTAAAGttttttgtcaatatttttcatttccgATTCTAGTACACAACTCATTTTTCAGTATGGCGCGGAATTGAGGTTATGTTAAAGTAACGTAAGACAAAGCATGACTAGTGTACCTAACTTCAATTAATCACATTATAATGCGCACATATGTAAGCACTGTTGATGAATGATTATAGTGTTTGCTTACCTGTGAATCTCGATTATAAATGTAACCATCATGAATCAATTTCCAACCGCCACGATTAGATGACACAATCTTACACCCTACATTCTCAACATCCTCTTCCCCGAAACCAAAAAATTCCTCTTCACTCGACATTTTTACAAATGACCAGCGATTGCGAACACTGACTATGGAATGAGTTGTATACCTCACAGAAACAATGTGTATTGTTTTATATGTGATCTTTATAATCTGTTCATTACTGAATGACCTTGCAATGTACATGAGTATTAGTGTATTCAATTATTTCGTATTGTAGTCCAATTAGACAATACGTCACGTTTTCGAAGAGAAAGGAGTTAGACATCCCATGATGAAAACGTTACGAAGGAGTAAAAATTCTGTATCATGGTTTACATACATGACTGTacacataactgtcccatgtgatgttttgctttctttaaatgttcgcatttgcccggtgaaatgcaaaatgtgatgttttgccttctttaaatgttcgcatttgcccggtgTAATGCAAAATGTGATGTTTTGCCTTCTTTGTTTGCATTTgttttgtgtgtctttattaaggagactttcagcccgaggctggctcgtctccgagaaTTGTTtgcatttgaatttttgttgaGTATTGAATTTATACAACAAAAATCTAAAGTctaatcaaaactcattgattgTTAGCTTTACCTAATTTTGTCGGTTTTGACGCTTGTTGAAGTTAAAGTTCACATATTTCAACTACTGGaaacatcatcaaaattgaaCTCGCGAAATGGTATCGACCGCGAAATAGTTCACCGCGAAATAATACTAACAGCGGAATGGTATACTGCCAAATGATACAAACCGCGAAGTGGCATACCGCGAAATAGTAATGAACGCGAAGTGGTAGACCGCGAACTGGTACACCGCGAAATTGTTTACCGCGGAATGTTataccgccaaatgtcgtacaatCGTAGAATGTTATTTGATACTGTTCGAGAAGAGTTCcacatcaaaaaataaaattttcatcgaAATATCCCAAATGTCAAGTCGTAcgtaccccaacggaatctggaataattctcttCTTACATGTTATGTTCGTCCCCCTCCCACCCCTTTTGGCCCTTTATCTTCTTACCAAATTTTATACAGCAGTGCAGTGAAGACAGAATAATAATCAAATTCGACTGTACTGTTGCGTGGAaccttatgctacgttttgacagggcaagtgaattgaacaactcagttgaattcaattgacttgccaaaagttgaacatgttcaactttcttttcgttcaagtgaattgaaataaggtgtttacacgttcagttcgcgttcgattcaagcgacttgctcaattcacttgccttgtctaaacgtagcattatgaAGAGCAAGACTCATGGATAAAGAAGAAGACTGGTGGATAACATACATAAACAAAACTACGAAATAACT
The nucleotide sequence above comes from Armigeres subalbatus isolate Guangzhou_Male chromosome 3, GZ_Asu_2, whole genome shotgun sequence. Encoded proteins:
- the LOC134227577 gene encoding uncharacterized protein LOC134227577, producing MPDPWAAEVCQYKSALKRKAREGTERPEKIIRLCAADAPIEVQTALSKTAQRRICQRERGYNLPFDPEDPSKIDKEFTHTFDGRPFLLKNVEFDDGRIMLFSTSIHLEKLGESEVLIMDGTFSSAPANFKQIFTIHGVLKNLNGNVFVPLAYFLPANKKEATYEKAFKLLKRAAKELKIKIDPTVILTDFETAEINAVTSIFPDASKRGCNFHLAKNMWKHIQKLGLVSTYNKSIKCHMAFRQTEVLAFLQSQEVEQGLAAIRASSPISMKPFFDYFEKTYVLGKLKPNGRRGKPRFAPAFWSVAASTEDGLPRTSNAVEGWHNKFAGLFKDKTNFKFYEVLRAFQQEEKETSAKFLRNLQGDS